In Lolium rigidum isolate FL_2022 chromosome 7, APGP_CSIRO_Lrig_0.1, whole genome shotgun sequence, the DNA window GTTTGCAAAGACATAAGTAAGTTAAACCAGCGAATTAGTACACTAGTACTCACCAAAAGTGCAGGTAGCTCCAATGGACACCTCATGCCAGGAGGAGAACCCGGTGGAGACCCTGACGGTGATCACCTCGATGTCCCCCCTGCAGTCCCTCCTCTGCACAAGCATGCCCCCCGGCCGCACCTCCCACTCgatctccccgccgccgccgccgccacggacgATGCTACCGGCATCGCTGCCGTCGTCGCTGCTAGCGCTACCGGAGCTGCTGCCCTTGGAGGAACTCCTCCTGAAGAGCTTCTTGGGGTTGGGGCACCTCAGCTTGATCATCGTCGAAAATGACAGCTAGTTAATCTCGCTCGGCTAACTCTGTTTTCCTGAGAGGTGGTGTTGAGTTGAGAGGAACTGGAGCTGGTGGTGATGATTGATGAGAACAGGGCTTGGTGTGTATATATAGGAGGTGGCTAGGCGGGGGAGACAATGACAGTGTGCGCGTGTTTGTCAAAGGCGTCAACGAGGGGGACACTGGGACTGGCGAACTTCGCATAGTCCAAAGCGGCAGGCCAGGCAAGGATCACAACTTGTGAAGAGTTTCTCGACAAATTGTAAGAGCTAGTAGTATATTAAATTATTAACCTGACCGAGAGCTTCGATGAAGCCACGTCCATGAAATATGGGATCTGCTGTCAAGATCGAGTAAAATAGTTTTTGGCGCTAAGATCAAATGAATTTAACGGTAGATGTTTCAAGAGAAATTTTCAAAAGTCCATAGCTATTGAGGTAATGGTTTCACGGATCCACATACAAAGGATTTTCTTTTCACAAAACCACAACTTTTAGTTAAGTTGTTTCAG includes these proteins:
- the LOC124669307 gene encoding BAG family molecular chaperone regulator 3-like, which gives rise to MIKLRCPNPKKLFRRSSSKGSSSGSASSDDGSDAGSIVRGGGGGGEIEWEVRPGGMLVQRRDCRGDIEVITVRVSTGFSSWHEVSIGATCTFGELKLMLSMMTGLEPREQRLLFRGKEREDGDHLHMVGVRDKDKVLLLEDPALKDMKLRAAALAAQAVQSPYRTFIQV